The Aliidongia dinghuensis genome contains the following window.
TGTAGCCAGCACCGACAATGGCGACGTCGGCGTCGACATCAGAGTCCAACGCCTTCCCGCGCTCGGCATCTTCATACCAGAGTGGAACGTTGGGCAGTGCAGTGAGAGCGCGGGTAGCCGGCATATCAAGAGCCTGAATGTGTAGGCGTTCGAGATTTTCATAAGCAGTAAAGGGGGGTGATATCGGCCCGTCCATCATGCACTTCTACAAGTGACGAGAGAGCTGTTGTACAATTGTCTGAACGGCGTCGCGGATGCTCGGAGCTGCGAAGGGCGCATGATCACGGTGAACGGCCTCGTTGCCATCGACACTCTCGGACTGGCTTTCCGGGCCGGCGCTGCGGGTGGCGGCCGCCTCGTCACATGGGCGCACGCCTGCGACCTCCCGGACCCGTGGCGATGGGTCGCCGCAGGCAATTTGGTCATGACGACCGGCGCCGGCGTCCCGGAGGCCCCGGCCGATCAGGTCGATTGGCTCGGCCGTCTTGCCGACATGAACGTAAGTGCGCTGGTGGTGGCGGCACGGGCCGATGCGCCCCAACTCTCGGACCAGATGCTGGCCGCCGCGGACGCCCGCAAGTTCCCCGTGCTCGTGGCCAGCTTCGAGCTTGAGTTCGTCAAGCTCGCGCGCCGGGTGATCGAGAGCTCGCTGCAGTCACAGAGAGATCGCCTGGAGGCGAGCCAGCGGCTGTTCCAGTCGTATACGTCCGCGTTGCGTGATGGGACGGACTTCGAGGGCCGGTTGGCAATCCTCGGCAGGCGGGAGGGGTGGCACGTCGAGATCCAGGACCTGGCAAGCGGGCAGCCAATCGCCTCATCCGGCCCGCCGCCGGCTGGAGGCAGCCGGGCGGAAACGGTGGATATCCCAGGACGCAGGCGAGCAGTCCTGAAGGTGCAGCATCGGAAGGAGCACACGATAGTGGATCCGCTGCTGGTCCACTATCTGGCCGGCTTGGTGGCTGTCGAGCTCGAGCAGCAGGCGATCGAGCGGGATGGTCGTCGTGCCGAGGGAGAGACCCTCTTGCGCGATCTCCTCAACGGGGAAGTCGATTTCGGCGCTGCTCGCGCGGTGTTGGAGCGGCGAGGCCTGCATGGTGCGCTGGTCAGTCTCGCCATCGCCCCGTGCGGGAAGGCAGAGTGGGAGGCGCCGGACAGCCACCATGCGCCGGACTTGCGCCATATCAGCCCTCTGCTGCTGCAACAGGACGTGATGATCGCGGTCATGCCCGATCGAGAGGATCTCATCCTGACCACTGTGAATTCCTTGGGCACCCAGTCGAAAGCAGGGGTCAGTCGACCGATCATCGGCGCCGACTTCCTGGAAAGCGTCCATCAGGCACGGCTCTCCCTCGCTCAGGCGCGCGAGAGTCGGGTCCGGTTGGTCAGATACGGGGCCGGCGGGACCCCTCCCACCCTGGCACCCAAGACGCTCCCCGAGGCGCGTGGGTTGGTTGATCGATATCTGGGGCCGCTGATCGAGTACGACCGCAGCCACGACTCTTCGCTGCTGCGCACGCTCCGCACATTCCTCGCCAACGACGGCAGTTGGAAGGCGACGGCTGCCAAGCTGAGCATCCACCGACAGACGCTCGTCTACCGGGTGCACATCATCGAACAACTGACGGGACTGAAGCCGCCCTCGACCCTGGGAACGGCGGCTTTCTGGCTTGCGCTACAAGCCGGCGACGCGGCGGGCATCCTGCCTGAGTAAGGGGAAAGCCCATACCGTTGTATGAGGAATGGAGCTGATCTGTCGCAACAGAAATGATCAGGCCATGGAGCATCTCTGTTGGCTGCGGTTCGTCACGAATTACAGACTGCGCCATGTGGAACCGATGCCGTTACAGACCGAGCACGTTCAGTCGGCGCAACCGGCGCGATGTCGACACTGGGGGCATCGTTTACGCCATTCTCGGCACCAAGCCGTTCCGTCACCCCGCCTACCCGACCAACCCCAATCTCCGATGGCTTAGCCAGAAGAAAATCGAAGTGTTATCCGGCGACATAGTCGAAATTGCCGCCAAATCCTTCACCCGACCGGACACCGTGAGGAACCCGAGCCAGGCCCGTGGGGCTTGAACGGCAGAAATCTCTCCCTTTCCTCGGCAAAGCGCCGGGTAAGGAAGGCCCGGCAGGTCGCGACGCGCTTCGACGGCCAGCGCGTGGTCGTTCTCGACCTCTGAAGGTCTTCAGGCGTTCTTGAGACCCAGATACGCCAGCTTCGCCGCGCCAAGGTCCTCGAGAGCGGTGCCGACCGCCTTGAATATGGTGCGCTGCTGGTCGTTCGAGCGGCCTTTGATCTGACCTCGGCATAGCTGCGTGAGATTGCCGATCAGCGCATCGGCGCGCCAGCGGCCGGCAGCAATCGCATTGAGCAGATCGCCGGACTTCATCAACGCTTCTTCCGTATCGACCCACACATCGGCTTGCGCGAAACACGCGGGCTCGGCCTCGGCCATCGCCGGCGTAAAGCTGCCGATCAGGTCAAGATGACTGCCGGCGGCTAACCATTCGGGCTTGATGATCGGTTGGCTCGCGAGGGTCGCGCAGCTCACGATGTCGGCTTCGCGAACGGCGGGCTCAAGCTGCTCGACGGCCCGCGCCGGCAATCCGCTCTCCCGCCAGCGCTGGGCGCACCGTTGGGATGCGTCGGGATCTATGTCCCAGACCGCAATGTCATCGAGTTCCCGAACGGCGGCCATTGCCGGGCCGACGAGGCCGCCGACACGCCCCGCACCGACAACGACAAGGCGGGTTGCATCGGGACGAGCGAGATACGAGGCACCCAGGGCGGCGGCCGCGGCCGTGCGCCGCGACGTGATGACATCGCCATCGAGCAGGGCGAGCGGGGCTCCGGTCCGTGCATCGAACAGCGTGTAGGTCGAGTGCAGGCCGGGAAGACCCTTCGCCCGATTCCCCGGGAAGATATTGACGATCTTCACGCCGTAGTAGCCCTCGGCGTCCCAGGCCGGCATCAGCAACGACGTCCCCGTGTCGGTACCACTCTCGATGATGTGCGAATGCCTCAGCGGCACATTCGCGCCCGCGACGAACGCGGCGGCGAGCGCCTTGATCAACTCCGGGAACGGCAGCAGTCGGACGAGAGTATCGGTGTCAGCTCGGAACATGGCCCAATACCAGGAAGTTGGATGGGGTCGCGATGTCAGGCCCGTGACTCGCCGCGCCGCCGGATCCATTCGCCGACGATGAGGAGCGCCGTCGAGAACAGGACCAGGATCGTCGCCAGCGCCACGATCGTAGGCGTAATGCTGTCGCGAATACCACTGAACATCTGCCGTGGGATGGTCACCTGGTCGGGACCGGCCAGGAACAGCGTGACGACCACCTCGTCAAACGAGGTCGCAAAGGCGAACAGCGCGCCCGACAGTACGCCCGGCAGGATCAGCGGCAGGGTAATGCGCAGGAAGGTTTCGATGCACCCGGCGCCAAGGCTCGAACTCGCGGACACGAGCGTCTTGTCGAAGCCCTTCAGCACGGAACTCACGGTCGTGACCACGAACGGCGCTCCCAGCAACGCATGGGCGATGATCAGTCCCATGAAGGTGCCGGCCAGATGCACACGCATGTAGAACAGGTACATCGCGACCGCGACGATGACGAGCGGCGCCACGAGCGGCGACAGGATGAACGCCGCCAGCACGCGCTTGCCCGGAAAGCTCGCCCGATC
Protein-coding sequences here:
- a CDS encoding PucR family transcriptional regulator is translated as MITVNGLVAIDTLGLAFRAGAAGGGRLVTWAHACDLPDPWRWVAAGNLVMTTGAGVPEAPADQVDWLGRLADMNVSALVVAARADAPQLSDQMLAAADARKFPVLVASFELEFVKLARRVIESSLQSQRDRLEASQRLFQSYTSALRDGTDFEGRLAILGRREGWHVEIQDLASGQPIASSGPPPAGGSRAETVDIPGRRRAVLKVQHRKEHTIVDPLLVHYLAGLVAVELEQQAIERDGRRAEGETLLRDLLNGEVDFGAARAVLERRGLHGALVSLAIAPCGKAEWEAPDSHHAPDLRHISPLLLQQDVMIAVMPDREDLILTTVNSLGTQSKAGVSRPIIGADFLESVHQARLSLAQARESRVRLVRYGAGGTPPTLAPKTLPEARGLVDRYLGPLIEYDRSHDSSLLRTLRTFLANDGSWKATAAKLSIHRQTLVYRVHIIEQLTGLKPPSTLGTAAFWLALQAGDAAGILPE
- the lhpI gene encoding bifunctional Delta(1)-pyrroline-2-carboxylate/Delta(1)-piperideine-2-carboxylate reductase, with the translated sequence MFRADTDTLVRLLPFPELIKALAAAFVAGANVPLRHSHIIESGTDTGTSLLMPAWDAEGYYGVKIVNIFPGNRAKGLPGLHSTYTLFDARTGAPLALLDGDVITSRRTAAAAALGASYLARPDATRLVVVGAGRVGGLVGPAMAAVRELDDIAVWDIDPDASQRCAQRWRESGLPARAVEQLEPAVREADIVSCATLASQPIIKPEWLAAGSHLDLIGSFTPAMAEAEPACFAQADVWVDTEEALMKSGDLLNAIAAGRWRADALIGNLTQLCRGQIKGRSNDQQRTIFKAVGTALEDLGAAKLAYLGLKNA
- a CDS encoding ABC transporter permease, which codes for MRLFPAFEPYQRWPEKLWYVALRCLCYGVLAYLVLPIVALVPLSFSADSFLVYPIEHWSLRWYDTLVTSETWWRAIRNSFIVAPSAAILATVLGTLCALGLDRASFPGKRVLAAFILSPLVAPLVIVAVAMYLFYMRVHLAGTFMGLIIAHALLGAPFVVTTVSSVLKGFDKTLVSASSSLGAGCIETFLRITLPLILPGVLSGALFAFATSFDEVVVTLFLAGPDQVTIPRQMFSGIRDSITPTIVALATILVLFSTALLIVGEWIRRRGESRA